A genomic stretch from Herpetosiphon gulosus includes:
- a CDS encoding YafY family protein, whose amino-acid sequence MVLELQAHQRRRAADLAATFEISVRTVYRDILALCEAGVPIISVPGQGYSLVEGYFLPPLQLTPAEALLIVQGLRALGHLYDPTYATAARTAATKILTILPPPLRLHVTTMQQGMAIIAARDTAIQQGHLTVLREAIAAQRSLRISYHGRTTPFAAARCTTRVVDPYQLTCVRTVWYLHGFCHLRRALRNFRVERISDLTVLEQTFEPMGTPHVALDATQLDQPIRVQVLFAAQVAAWVQEELPFFVVSTTQQPDGLLAILHVRAVEDVVQWVLSWGRFARVLEPIALQVLLRDQGRALQRLYDGPETLLP is encoded by the coding sequence ATGGTGCTGGAGTTGCAGGCCCATCAACGGCGGCGGGCCGCCGATCTCGCCGCAACCTTTGAAATCAGTGTGCGCACGGTCTATCGGGATATCCTCGCGCTGTGCGAGGCCGGTGTGCCAATTATCAGCGTGCCAGGGCAAGGTTATTCCTTGGTCGAAGGGTACTTTCTCCCGCCACTCCAGCTAACTCCCGCCGAAGCCCTGCTGATTGTGCAAGGACTGCGGGCGCTTGGCCACCTGTATGATCCGACCTATGCCACGGCGGCGCGAACGGCAGCGACGAAAATACTGACGATTCTGCCACCACCGCTGCGCCTGCATGTGACCACGATGCAGCAAGGGATGGCGATTATTGCCGCCCGTGATACCGCGATCCAGCAAGGTCACTTGACGGTGCTGCGGGAAGCGATTGCGGCCCAGCGATCACTGCGAATCAGCTATCACGGGCGCACCACCCCGTTTGCGGCTGCCCGTTGCACGACCCGCGTGGTTGATCCCTACCAGCTCACCTGTGTGCGCACCGTGTGGTATCTCCATGGCTTTTGTCACCTGCGTCGGGCGCTGCGCAATTTTCGGGTCGAACGCATCAGCGACCTGACGGTGCTTGAACAGACGTTTGAACCGATGGGCACGCCCCATGTCGCGCTGGATGCCACCCAGCTTGACCAACCAATCCGGGTTCAGGTGCTGTTTGCCGCGCAGGTGGCCGCATGGGTCCAGGAAGAGCTGCCGTTCTTTGTGGTCAGTACAACCCAGCAGCCGGACGGACTTCTAGCAATCCTGCATGTCCGTGCGGTTGAGGATGTGGTGCAGTGGGTGTTGAGTTGGGGGCGCTTTGCACGAGTGCTCGAACCGATTGCCCTGCAAGTGCTGCTGCGTGATCAGGGTCGTGCACTGCAACGACTGTATGATGGGCCGGAAACGCTCCTGCCATAG